The nucleotide window CCCCGCGCAGGCCTTCGCCAATCCCTGGCTGGAGAGTCGGCGCGGAAAATTGCTCCTGCGCATCGGCCAGCAGCTGGAACGCCAGGGCGCATTCGAGCAAGCGCTGCGCGTCCATGCGGGCAACGGCTATCCCGGTGCGCGCGAGCGGGCCATTCGCGTGCTCGAACGTTGCGGGCAGCCGGAGGCCGCGCTGACGCTCGCATTGCAAGCCGCCGCCGCACCGGAATCCGAGAACGAAGCCCAGCAACTGGCGCGCATCCTGCCGCGCCTGCAGCGCAGCCTCGGCTTGCAGCCTGCAGCGCAACGGCGTTCGGCGACGGTGGAGCGCATCGACCTGCTGCTGCCGCACCCGGCGGGTGCCGTCCGTGTGGAGCAGGCGGTGCGCGTCCACCTGAGCACTAGCGACGCGCCCGTGCATTACGTGGAAAACACCCTGCTCGGTTCGCTGTTCGGCTTGCTGTGCTGGGACGCGCTGTTCGCGCCGCTGCCGGGCGCGTTCTTCCATCCGTTCCATTGGGCGCCGGCGGACCTCGAGCGCGCCGATTTCCATCAGCGTCGCGCCGAGCTGTTCGGCGGCTGTCTTGCTCATCTGGATGGTGACGGCTATCGCGAGTGCATCCACCGCGCCTTCCGCGCGAAGTACGGCATCCACAACGCCTTCGTCAGCTGGGGCATGCTCGATGAGGCGCTGCTGCAGCAGGCGTTGGACTGTCTGCCGGCCGCGCACCTCAAGCTGATCTTCCAACGCATGCTCGCCGACATCGGCAGCAATCGCAGCGGTCTGCCCGACCTGATCCAGTTCTGGCCGGCCGAGCGGCGCTACCGGATGATCGAAGTCAAAGGCCCTGGCGACCGCCTGCAGGACAACCAGCTGCGCTGGCTGGCCTTCGCCGATGAGCACGGCCTGCCGCTCAGCGTGTGCTACGTGCAGTGGGCGGAAAGCGCAGCGTGAACTATCGGATTGCCGTGCGGGCACTCTGCGAGTTCACCGCCAAGCAGGGCGATCTGGACTTACGCTTCACGCCCTCGCCCACCGCGCTGGAAGGCATCGCCGGTCACGCTCAGGTCACCGCCCGCCGGGGCGCGGGCTACGAGCGCGAAGTCGCCCTGGAAGGCACCTACGGTACGCTTACCGTGCGCGGCCGGGCCGATGGCTAC belongs to Pseudomonas phenolilytica and includes:
- a CDS encoding VRR-NUC domain-containing protein, whose amino-acid sequence is MRQPLENPFYYLDNFERVLAWVGQHHGDLLDEDERAFLDAFPQLPRPSRALLVRMVMRKGELFRASKLRYTEIGCALQASEPLIARGWVDPVPALALEQLFALLKKDELLQVFDSAAGRRMRKPELLDCLRASHASAQTLHQWHPALDDRIFALRISAFSERLRLMFFGNAHQDWSEFVLADLGIHRYEQVPFSPASRAFASRAEVDAYLHMQHCRERFDASEPLAELLADVPAQAFANPWLESRRGKLLLRIGQQLERQGAFEQALRVHAGNGYPGARERAIRVLERCGQPEAALTLALQAAAAPESENEAQQLARILPRLQRSLGLQPAAQRRSATVERIDLLLPHPAGAVRVEQAVRVHLSTSDAPVHYVENTLLGSLFGLLCWDALFAPLPGAFFHPFHWAPADLERADFHQRRAELFGGCLAHLDGDGYRECIHRAFRAKYGIHNAFVSWGMLDEALLQQALDCLPAAHLKLIFQRMLADIGSNRSGLPDLIQFWPAERRYRMIEVKGPGDRLQDNQLRWLAFADEHGLPLSVCYVQWAESAA